In Mytilus edulis chromosome 7, xbMytEdul2.2, whole genome shotgun sequence, a single genomic region encodes these proteins:
- the LOC139483272 gene encoding ladderlectin-like, translating into MTNTRSIRFGNSTYCIIEEHEEWAKAKESCQGLGGKLVELETQEENEFIKNAVTTISSGVKGYWIGGYNFDSDGDLEWLSKPNQAMPFSDWNMETYPQPDGTADEPCMMIWRKFDFRWGDHMCNVLLSYICEFQHQ; encoded by the exons ATGACCAATACAAGATCCATTAGATTTGGCAATTCCACGTATTGTATTATAGAAGAGCATGAAGAATGGGCGAAGGCAAAG GAAAGTTGTCAAGGTCTTGGTGGAAAACTGGTTGAACTAGAAACACAAGAAGAGAATGAGTTTATTAAGAATGCCGTGACGACCATAAGTTCTGGAG TCAAAGGTTACTGGATCGGAGGTTATAATTTTGACAGTGATGGTGATTTGGAATGGCTGAGTAAACCAAACCAAGCTATGCCATTTAGTGACTGGAACATGGAGACATACCCACAACCAGACGGAACTGCGGACGAGCCATGCATGATGATTTGGAGAAAATTTGATTTTCGTTGGGGTGATCATATGTGTAACGTTCTGCTTTCATATATTTGTGAATTTCAGCATCAATAA